The window AGCCTGCTGTTGTATCCCACAACGCTGTGATAATACTTCGGTTTCGAACCGTGGACCCTTAATACAGCTATCTTCTCAGCCAAAGCGTCGTCATTTGTCGCAACGAGGCCACCGTCTCCATAACAGCTCAAATTTTTCGTCGGGAAGAAGCTGAAACATCCTATGTCCCCTATAGAGCCGGCTTTTCTTTTTTGACCGCGGTAGTTAACATCTGCACCTATTGCCTGGCAAGCGTCCTCAATAACTTTTATTCCATATTTTTCGGCCAGGTCCATAAGTTTCTCCATGTTGCAGGGCAACCCGAAAAGGTGGACCGGGATTATCGCCTTTATTATTTCGCGGTTAATGATATCCTCAACCTGTTCCGGGTCAAGATTGTAGGAAACAGGGTTTATGTCGACGAACACCGGCTCGGCTCCCAGCCTGCAAACAGCTCCCGCCGTCGCGAAGAAAGTAAACGTCGGGACGATGACTTTGTCACCCTTGCCTACTCCCAGCGCATGCAAAGAAAGGAGAAGGGCATCGGAGCCCGAAGCGACGCCCAGGGCGTGCTTGACTCTTAGGTATTCGGCGATGTTTTTCTCGAATTCATTTACTTGCGGTCCCATAATGTAGCTGCCGTTTATTAAAACCGTTTCCACCGCCCTATCAATTTCCTTTTTAAGCTGTAAATACTGTCCGGCTAAGTTTAACAAGGGCACTTTCATTCTTCTACCTCTTTTATTTCAAGGTCACTAATCATTATGTACATTGACGCGCACTTCTTACAAATCGACTTCTTGCCTTCAAAATTCAACTTTTCCCCGCACCTGCACACCCAACCTTTAAGGCCGGCCGGGTTGCCAAAAACAAGCCCATGATCCGGCACATCGGCGGTAACCACCGAACCGGCACCGATAAGGGCATATCGCCCAATAGTGTTACCGCACACAATGGTTGCATTCGCCCCAATACTGGCGCCTTTTTTAACTAGTGTCTTTTTGTATTCGCTTTTTCGTTCAATAAAGCTCCGTGGATTTATTACATTTGTGAACACCATGGACGGCCCGAGAAAAACGTCGTCCTCGCAAATGACTCCGGTATAAATCGAAACATTGTTTTGGACCTTGACGTTATTTCCCAAAATTACTCCCATGGCAATAAACACGTTTTGGCCGATATTGCAGTTTTCTCCTATCTTGCATTCTTTCATAATATGCGAGAAATGCCATATCTTTGTATTTTTGCCTATCCGGCAGGGCTCGTCAACGTATGAAGATTCATGAACGAAATAATCCCTCAACTTCTCTTATCCTCCGCTTCCCAAACGATTAGCGCATTATCAATGTCCAGGTTTCTTTTATATCTTTCAAACTCTATATTGCTGAACACTAATGTGCGAATCTTCCTGTTAATAAGCTGTTCGGATTTGTCTACCAGCAACTGTAGATAGTTTTTGTCGACATCTCCTACAATCACCAGATCGATTAAGCCGGAATCAATCCCCTGGGCATAGTCACCAGTAATAAAAGCTATTTCCACATTGCCGAGATGGGCTATCACTATATCAATTAACTGGTCGATCCCCGTATACTTAAGCACAAGACTATGTAAATCGGAAAAAAGGGAATGTTTCGTGTTCGCTTTGTATTTAATCGTTCTTCCATCTTTTTCAGTACACAGCAGACCGGCTTTAGATAGACGGTTAAGTTCCACCCTGATCCCATTTGTTGACTCACCCAACTCTTCTGCAAGACCCCGTAAATATGACTGGCTATGGGGATTGAGAAAAAACTTTAGCATGAGTTTTATCCTTGTTTTTGACGTGATCAATGATTCGAGCAAAAATATCACTCCAGATGTGAATTATAAATCGCAATGGTTTACGAGTAATATTATGACTCGTAAACCATTGGTTGTCAACCTTATGGTTTTGTTAAACGCCGTGCAATAATTTCATTTTACGCTCATTAACATTCCGATAGCTTTTTGGGCTTGATTTACTTCGTTTATTACCTTATCATCATATGCCTCAATATTATATCCATATACCAGAACCTCAGCCCATTCCATGGGCTGCTCATTATACTTTTTCGACGTCTCAAAATACTCTTTTGCCTTTTCCATATCATTAAGATATATATAAACATACCCAATTGTCTTTATAAGCTTGGGGTGTTTTAGCCGCCATTCAGTACGCCACGGGTAATCTTTCGGCACTTCTTTTTCCTGTCTCTCTGCCATTTTTTCTATTTCAATCGCTTGAAGCAGGTGTTTTTTACCCTCAATAATGTTTTCTTTATTAATTATTAAATCTTTAGCCAGAAGAAGTTCTATATTTGCCGCATCTGCATATTCGCTGCCGTCATATTTATTGATACTAATCGCCTTTTTATAATAATCAACGGCTCTCGCATCGCCAATAAATGCCAAATAATTAGCTTTAGTGGAATACCAGTCTGACTGGTAACGGTCATATTTAATGGCATAATCCACATGCTCAAGCGCTTTTTCCATATATTTAACATCCATTGAATCCACATATTTATTGAAATATATGTTGGCAATGTTCATATGGGTTTTTTCGGCGAAGGGATTAAAGCGCGCTGCTTTTTCCGCATATTTTAGCATCAGATCAATATCACCCTGCTTTTGAGCCCCTACTATTTTATCGTTATAATAAATCGACAGCACCAATGAACAAGTGCTCAAAATAAAAACCACTGTTATGATAATAGCTGCAAATCTAACCGGGCGTAAAACCCATCCCTTTGATTTTGTATTTCCATTAATTACACCCAACATCGACCAGAAAATAATCCCAATAGCTCCATATGAAAAATCAAAGTCCATAATCCCATGGATAAACAGCCCCAGCGCAATTATGCCAGGAAGAGCCAAGGCTCTATTACTTTTTGTAAATAAAGCTTTAATTATTAATAATAGCGATGCTCCGAGAAATGACAGCAGACCAAGTGCACCCGATTCCACAGCGATTTCAAGTATATTATTATGAACCTGAGTAGTGTAATACGGCAGCGATCGAGCTGTTTTATACATCGCTTCCCAGGCGCCGCCGCCATAACCAATTAAGGGAGATGCGGCAATCAATTTGATTGCGTCCTTATAGAATACTATCCTATGGTAAATGTCAACATCGTTAATGTTTAAGTTGATAATTCTACCCAGCAAATTATAAGCTATAAAGCCTCCTTTTGTAATCCCATATAAGAATATTGAGACAACCGCAGGAAATATTATGGCCTTTAAATATTTGTCTGCTTTGTCGTTATTGCTGAAATATCTCTGAAATATATAATTAAACCCTATTAATGCAGCAGCCCCTGTCAGCACTAACCCCCAGGCAAAAAAATAGCTCTTGCTAATAACCCTGTCCAGAAATAAAACGCCAATTCCCCCGCCTGCCATTAACTGACACATAATAAGGGCCAATGCCTTATTTTTATTCCAGGCCTCCCAATTATAAATGAATAATAAAGCAGTCATTATTGCAAAGGTTATAAAACCTCCCCTAGACTGAGTACCAAATAAGCATATCAAAATTAAATAATTAGCTATTAATAAAAACAATCTTTCCGCAGTATTTTTTGTTTTACCAAATCCATTTAAACCAATCATTAACACTGCAGACAAATATACTGCCAGCGTATTGGCGTAGCCAAAAGTTGAACCAATCCTGTTTCCGCTGAAGGACCGTTCAAAAAGATTTAAGCCGTCGGAAGCCGATAAAAGGCCAATCACAGCAACAGCAACACCAGTTATAAATATTGCTGTATAAAGCGATTCATGTTCCCTTTTAATACAAATACATTCTGCAGCAATCAAATATACCATAAACAGACCCAGATAATTATAAGCGGCCTGGATGGAAAGCCATTTATTTGCTCCATTAATTATGGCCATGAAGTTTATCAATACAAAAAAAGCAATTAATATATCAATTAATGAAAATTTACTATTAAACCCCTTAACCAAGGCAACTAAAAAAAGCATCCCTATTAGAAGGTTTATTATCAGTTGATCTCGTTCAAGAAAAACACCCTTCCAGAGTGGCGAAACCACCAAGAGAATTATCAAGCCATAATATAGGTATTTGATATAATCTTCTTTCTTTTGATGCCCTGCTAAATGGCTTCCCTTTTTAATATTTCTAGCCATTCAACTCCCCCTCTTATCAGGATTGTGTAAAAAGACCACTTGTTCAGAAAACACCACTTCTTCATTAGTACACATTATAAATATAACACATAACAACTTTATTGTAAGACACTACTTTATAGGAAACATTTGCCTTAGTTGACAATACAGCAAAGGGTAGTTTTAGTCCTACAAAACAGCAATTGGGCAAAAAAAGGAGAGGCTCGCGCCTCTCCTTTTTTAGTTGTGATTATTGGGTGTAAGACACAGCCTGAGTGGCCGCATCGTAACCTACTGTCGCGTCAAACGCTTCACCGACTGCCCGGAACGGCAGCACAGTGCGACCGTTCTTGATCTGG is drawn from Peptococcaceae bacterium and contains these coding sequences:
- a CDS encoding DegT/DnrJ/EryC1/StrS family aminotransferase codes for the protein MKVPLLNLAGQYLQLKKEIDRAVETVLINGSYIMGPQVNEFEKNIAEYLRVKHALGVASGSDALLLSLHALGVGKGDKVIVPTFTFFATAGAVCRLGAEPVFVDINPVSYNLDPEQVEDIINREIIKAIIPVHLFGLPCNMEKLMDLAEKYGIKVIEDACQAIGADVNYRGQKRKAGSIGDIGCFSFFPTKNLSCYGDGGLVATNDDALAEKIAVLRVHGSKPKYYHSVVGYNSRLDTIQAAVLNVKLKYLPEWSKKRRRVASLYNKAFEEKVLAGKITCPAIVDGHVFHQYVVSVDHRDKLAEFLKKKGIGTSVYYPLPLHLQECFKGLGYRPGDLPVSEAASQRVLALPIDPELNDEEINYVVDSIKEFLG
- a CDS encoding N-acetyltransferase, which gives rise to MRDYFVHESSYVDEPCRIGKNTKIWHFSHIMKECKIGENCNIGQNVFIAMGVILGNNVKVQNNVSIYTGVICEDDVFLGPSMVFTNVINPRSFIERKSEYKKTLVKKGASIGANATIVCGNTIGRYALIGAGSVVTADVPDHGLVFGNPAGLKGWVCRCGEKLNFEGKKSICKKCASMYIMISDLEIKEVEE
- a CDS encoding ArsR family transcriptional regulator, which codes for MGESTNGIRVELNRLSKAGLLCTEKDGRTIKYKANTKHSLFSDLHSLVLKYTGIDQLIDIVIAHLGNVEIAFITGDYAQGIDSGLIDLVIVGDVDKNYLQLLVDKSEQLINRKIRTLVFSNIEFERYKRNLDIDNALIVWEAEDKRS
- a CDS encoding O-antigen ligase family protein gives rise to the protein MARNIKKGSHLAGHQKKEDYIKYLYYGLIILLVVSPLWKGVFLERDQLIINLLIGMLFLVALVKGFNSKFSLIDILIAFFVLINFMAIINGANKWLSIQAAYNYLGLFMVYLIAAECICIKREHESLYTAIFITGVAVAVIGLLSASDGLNLFERSFSGNRIGSTFGYANTLAVYLSAVLMIGLNGFGKTKNTAERLFLLIANYLILICLFGTQSRGGFITFAIMTALLFIYNWEAWNKNKALALIMCQLMAGGGIGVLFLDRVISKSYFFAWGLVLTGAAALIGFNYIFQRYFSNNDKADKYLKAIIFPAVVSIFLYGITKGGFIAYNLLGRIINLNINDVDIYHRIVFYKDAIKLIAASPLIGYGGGAWEAMYKTARSLPYYTTQVHNNILEIAVESGALGLLSFLGASLLLIIKALFTKSNRALALPGIIALGLFIHGIMDFDFSYGAIGIIFWSMLGVINGNTKSKGWVLRPVRFAAIIITVVFILSTCSLVLSIYYNDKIVGAQKQGDIDLMLKYAEKAARFNPFAEKTHMNIANIYFNKYVDSMDVKYMEKALEHVDYAIKYDRYQSDWYSTKANYLAFIGDARAVDYYKKAISINKYDGSEYADAANIELLLAKDLIINKENIIEGKKHLLQAIEIEKMAERQEKEVPKDYPWRTEWRLKHPKLIKTIGYVYIYLNDMEKAKEYFETSKKYNEQPMEWAEVLVYGYNIEAYDDKVINEVNQAQKAIGMLMSVK